In Paenibacillus durus, the DNA window GCATTCTTCCAAGCCTGGCCCAAAAGCCAGGTTTCTTTTTGCGGACTGCCTTTTTGGAAGACGGCTCTGCGGGCCTTCTGACACCGCTCTGCTGTCCTCTGGATCTTGGAGGCAAACTGCCATTCCTAGTATTCATAATTAAATTAAGTCCTTTTCTTTTTTGGAAATTAGTGAAATCCTTCTTACACAATAGACGTTATTAACACTTAAAGGTTGCGTTCTACTGCCTCTTTGCAGCTTCGGCCGCCGCCCTGCGCTTCTGCCTTGCCTCTAGAAAATAGCGAACCCGGACGAGCAGCATCAGACCGACGGCGACGAGCAGGCACTGAATGATCGGCAGCTTATCATGCTGAAAAATAAGCAGGATGCCCGAACCGAGGGCCATCAGCACATAGAGCATAACTTCCTTCAGCAGAGACAGCTTCTGATTCACCCGAAATACCCGGTTGTACACATAAGTAAGCAGAACAAAGATAATTACATAGGCAATCAAGGGGTGCGCGGCAAGCCAAATTTGCAAGGGTTGTCACTCCTTCCGGTTATGGATGCTGTATCCATTATACCACCGCTATGTCCCGTAAAGGCAAATCAGCCGCCGGAATGAGATTCCGGCGGCTGATTCTTTTATCTGAGAGTGCCTTTGATTACATATTGGCTTCGGCCATTTTACGATGCTTCTCCGCACGCTCGCGTTCGCTCTTGTTCAGAATTTTCTTGCGCAGGCGAACGGATTTCGGCGTGATTTCACAATATTCGTCATCATTCAAGTATTCCAGCGCTTGCTCCAGCGAGAACAGGCGAGGCGTTTTCAGCTTGACAGTATCGTCTTTTGTAGCAGAACGGACGTTGGTCAATGCTTTTTCCTTACAGATGTTCACAACGATATCATTATCGCGCGTATGCTCGCCCACAATCATGCCTTCATAAATATCGGTACCCGGCTCCAGGAACATGATGCCGCGGTCTTCCACGCCCATCAGGCCGTAGAACGTTGAAGTTCCGGTCTCGGTCGATACGAGAACGCCCTGATGGCGTCCGCCTACCTGACCGCCGATCAGCGGAGCGTAGCTGTCAAA includes these proteins:
- a CDS encoding YlaH-like family protein → MQIWLAAHPLIAYVIIFVLLTYVYNRVFRVNQKLSLLKEVMLYVLMALGSGILLIFQHDKLPIIQCLLVAVGLMLLVRVRYFLEARQKRRAAAEAAKRQ